From Pseudarthrobacter defluvii, the proteins below share one genomic window:
- a CDS encoding cytochrome c oxidase assembly protein, translating to MAVKLPTGRPAAVPRLWWLAIAGLLAIAAVLVATAYGRGTLPAETRDPGSLVRWGFGIVQTVHNISAAATIGALVFAAFIVPPSMSRTRKNKQAGSSAGAPAPEHPAFGRIMNLACAASILWMLSAVAVIVFSFADIAGVPISGSRQFASQLASYITELPTGTAWLWVVIISATVATATFGLRSPAGLAATAVLAMGGLIPMILIGHAAGGSDHEQAINSLGLHLVGVCLWFGGLVALTAAGTALGSDTAAVVKRFSTLAGFALILVVSSGVINAAIRIDSPAGLASPYGVLLMGKTAGAIVLGGLGLLHRRRLIPALSAAAGATRATGLFWRLIVIEVLIMGAVSGLAAALSRTPPPLGEDIEPALTPAQILTGYLLPPELTPERWFTVWRPDWLWIAVALAAAYLYLRAARLLKRRGDKWPWPRGLMWLTGLAALVFFTSGGPSVYGRVLFSAHMLDHMALTMIVPVFLVLGAPVTLALRALAPRHDGTRGPREWIMILVHSRPAAVLTHPLFVAANFAGSIVLFYYSDAFGFALREHAGHELMTVHFVITGYLFVLSMVGTDPVPRRAPYPLRLLLLLATMAFHAFFGVALMGATTLLQPEWFTGLGRDWGLSPLADQQMAGAITWGIGEVPTLLIAIGVAVMWSRSDARETRRTDRAADRNHDADLEAYNAMLAQLGERTHPGPGGSGGPRR from the coding sequence GAAACCCGGGACCCGGGGTCCTTGGTCCGGTGGGGCTTTGGCATAGTTCAGACGGTCCATAACATCTCTGCGGCGGCCACCATCGGGGCGCTGGTTTTCGCGGCCTTCATTGTTCCGCCGTCCATGTCACGGACGCGGAAGAACAAGCAGGCCGGCAGCAGCGCCGGGGCTCCAGCCCCGGAGCATCCTGCATTTGGGCGCATCATGAACCTGGCCTGTGCGGCGAGCATTCTGTGGATGCTCTCGGCGGTGGCGGTCATCGTGTTCAGCTTCGCCGATATCGCCGGGGTACCGATCTCGGGCAGCCGGCAATTCGCCTCGCAGCTGGCGTCCTACATTACAGAGCTCCCGACCGGGACGGCCTGGCTGTGGGTGGTGATCATCTCCGCGACGGTGGCGACGGCGACCTTCGGCCTCCGCTCCCCGGCCGGCCTGGCCGCGACGGCCGTGCTGGCTATGGGCGGGTTGATTCCGATGATCCTGATCGGCCACGCCGCCGGGGGCAGCGATCATGAACAGGCCATCAACTCACTGGGCCTGCACCTTGTGGGCGTCTGCCTCTGGTTCGGCGGACTGGTCGCCCTGACGGCAGCGGGCACCGCGCTGGGCAGCGACACCGCCGCCGTCGTGAAACGGTTTTCAACCCTCGCCGGGTTCGCCTTAATCCTCGTCGTGTCCTCCGGGGTGATCAACGCGGCCATCCGCATCGATTCCCCCGCCGGCCTCGCCTCACCCTATGGGGTGCTGCTGATGGGGAAAACGGCCGGCGCCATCGTCCTGGGCGGCCTCGGGCTCCTGCACCGCAGGCGTCTCATTCCGGCTCTGTCAGCCGCCGCAGGAGCGACGCGCGCCACTGGGCTGTTCTGGCGGCTGATCGTTATTGAGGTGCTCATCATGGGCGCCGTCAGCGGACTGGCCGCCGCACTGAGCCGCACTCCCCCTCCCCTGGGCGAGGACATCGAACCGGCCCTGACGCCGGCACAAATCCTCACCGGCTACCTGCTGCCACCGGAACTGACCCCCGAACGCTGGTTCACGGTCTGGCGCCCGGACTGGCTCTGGATCGCTGTGGCACTGGCAGCGGCATACCTGTACCTTCGGGCCGCCCGGCTGCTGAAGCGGCGAGGGGACAAGTGGCCCTGGCCCCGGGGCCTGATGTGGCTGACGGGCCTGGCTGCCCTGGTCTTCTTCACCTCCGGCGGGCCCTCGGTCTACGGGCGGGTCCTGTTCAGTGCCCACATGCTCGACCACATGGCGCTGACCATGATCGTTCCGGTGTTCCTGGTTCTCGGCGCCCCCGTCACCCTGGCCCTGCGGGCCCTGGCTCCCCGGCATGACGGGACACGCGGACCGCGGGAATGGATCATGATCCTGGTGCACTCCCGGCCGGCCGCCGTCCTGACACATCCGCTTTTTGTCGCCGCGAACTTCGCCGGCTCGATCGTGCTGTTCTACTACTCCGACGCCTTCGGGTTTGCCCTGCGTGAGCATGCCGGCCATGAACTGATGACCGTGCATTTCGTCATCACCGGCTACCTGTTCGTCCTGTCCATGGTCGGCACCGATCCAGTGCCCCGCCGGGCGCCGTATCCGCTGCGGCTGCTGCTGCTGCTGGCCACGATGGCTTTCCACGCATTTTTCGGCGTCGCCCTGATGGGGGCCACCACGCTCCTGCAGCCGGAGTGGTTTACCGGGCTGGGCCGGGACTGGGGTCTTTCCCCGCTGGCTGACCAGCAGATGGCCGGGGCCATCACCTGGGGAATCGGTGAGGTTCCGACCCTGTTGATCGCGATCGGAGTCGCCGTCATGTGGTCCCGCTCCGATGCCCGGGAAACCCGTCGGACCGACCGGGCAGCGGACAGAAACCATGATGCCGACCTGGAGGCCTACAACGCCATGCTCGCCCAACTGGGCGAACGCACCCACCCGGGCCCCGGCGGCAGCGGCGGGCCGCGCCGGTGA